The genomic window ACGGCGTGTGGGTGATGTAGATGGAGGCGTCCTTGATGCTGGCGCCGTTCTTGGCGGCCTGGGCGATGGCGTTGATCTCGGCGTGGATGGTGCGGAAGCAGTTCTTCTCCATCTCACCGTCGGGATTCCTGGTTTCGTAGATGAGGCAGCCCAACTCCGTGCAGTGGGGCATTCCCGCGGGCGAGCCGTTGTAGCCCGTGGCGAGGATGCTCCGATCCCGGACGATCACGGCGCCCACCTTGGCGCGGGTGCAGGTGGAACGTTCCGCCACCTGCCGCGTGATGGTCATGAAGTACTGATCCCAGCTCGGCCGTTCTTCTGTCATCGCCACCTCCGCGACCGTGTCCCGGCCCGTTTGGTTCCACGGGCCGGCCGGCCAAGACAATACCACATCAAGCGCCCCGCAGAAGCACCCGGGTGCCGACATGGGCGCCGAGGCCGGATCGCGCGCTGCCCTCGCACCGGGAAATCTCCAGGTGCCCCCAGCTATTGATCAGGGCGAGGTACGTGCCCGCGCCGGCCGAGGCGTAGTTGGGGGACAGGCCCCGGATCACATGGTCGCCGACCCGCACGTCCACTCCCGCCGGGTCGAAGGCCGCCAGGTCCTCGCGCCGCATGTTGGTGGTGAGGTTGCCGAAACCGTCGATGTAGATGACCTCGCCGTCGATGGCGCCCCCGTCCTGCCTTCGCGGTTCGGGCACCTCCAGGCTCTCGAAGCTCTCGACCGTTTGCCCCAGCTTCTCCGCCGGCACTCCGGCGGAAAGGTGGGCGGCCGCGGGGGCGAAGACGTCCCGGCCATGGAAGGTCGTGCTCGTGGGGTGCAGGTGGTAATCCGGGTTGGACAGGTGGACCACGCGGATCGGCCGTTGCCGGCCCGCGGCGAGGCTCAAGAGCCCGTTGTCCGGGCCGACGTAGCGGCCGCGGGCGGTCTCCACGAGAATGGGGCGCCGGGCGCCGCCCACTCCGGGATCCACCACCGCCACGTGTATGGCGCCCGTGGGAAAGAAGTCGACGGCGGCCGCCAGCGCGAGCGCGCCGCCGGTGACGTCCTGCGGCGCCACCCCGTGTGTCAGGTCGACAATCACGGCCGCCGGATCGATACCGTGGATCACCCCTTTCATGATGCCCACGAAGGGGTCCCGGTAGCCGAAGTCGGTGGTCAGGGTAATGATGCGTGCGGCCGGTGTCATCGTCATCGCGCCGGAGTCTCTCGGGGTGCTGTCCCGTTCGTTCACGTGATAAGATGTGCAGGAATTCCAGCCTCGGGCAAGGAGACGGGTATTTATCCAGTATCCTGCCTCACGGACAGTCCCGCAAGGAGACCGCCATGATCGAGCTTTACACCAGCGCCACGCCCAACGGGCAGAAGATCCACATCATGCTCGAGGAGACGGGCCTCGACTACCGGCTTCACTGGGTGGACCTGCGCAAGGGCGAGCAGTTCGACCCGGAGTTCCTCAGGATCAGCCCCAACAACAAGATCCCGGTTATCCTCGACCGCGACGGCCCGGGCGGCGAGCCCATCTCGGTGTTCGAATCCGGCGCCATCCTGATCTACCTGGCCGAGAAGGCCGGAATGTTCCTGCCCGCGGAACCTCGCGCCCGCATCCAGGTCCTGGAGTGGCTGATGTTCCAGGTGGGGGGCGTCGGCCCCATGCTCGGCCAAGCGCACCACTTCCGCGCCTACGCGCGCGAGAAGATCCCCTACGCCGTCGAGCGCTACACCAGCGAGGGCGCGCGCATCTACCGGGTGCTGGACAAGCGGCTCGCCGAGCACGCGTACCTGGCCGGCGACTACTCCATCGCCGACATGGCGGTGTTTCCGTGGATCCGGCTGCACGAGCGCCAGGGCCAGGACATGGCCGACCACCCGCACCTGAGCCGCTGGTTCGACACCGTCGCCGCCCGCCCGGCCGTGGCCAAGGACATGGAGAAGACCCGCGACGTCGTCGGCACCATCACCAACGAGATGTGGGACAACCTCTGGGGCAAGAACCAGTTCGAGAAACGCTGAACCCCGGCCCGCGCGCAGGTTACGAGTCTGTCTCCATGGGGTAGCCCTTCTCGGTCCAACCGGGAAGACCCTCGTACAACACTCTCATGTTGCGGTAGCCCTGCTTGTGAAGAATTCCGTAGGCCAAACTGGCCAGGTGGCGAGGGCACTGTC from Deltaproteobacteria bacterium includes these protein-coding regions:
- a CDS encoding cytidine/deoxycytidylate deaminase family protein, with product MTEERPSWDQYFMTITRQVAERSTCTRAKVGAVIVRDRSILATGYNGSPAGMPHCTELGCLIYETRNPDGEMEKNCFRTIHAEINAIAQAAKNGASIKDASIYITHTPCIHCLKVLVNTGIGDIYYEKPYKLDTVAEILEHTGVRLHPVAMP
- a CDS encoding SAM-dependent chlorinase/fluorinase, which translates into the protein MTMTPAARIITLTTDFGYRDPFVGIMKGVIHGIDPAAVIVDLTHGVAPQDVTGGALALAAAVDFFPTGAIHVAVVDPGVGGARRPILVETARGRYVGPDNGLLSLAAGRQRPIRVVHLSNPDYHLHPTSTTFHGRDVFAPAAAHLSAGVPAEKLGQTVESFESLEVPEPRRQDGGAIDGEVIYIDGFGNLTTNMRREDLAAFDPAGVDVRVGDHVIRGLSPNYASAGAGTYLALINSWGHLEISRCEGSARSGLGAHVGTRVLLRGA
- a CDS encoding glutathione S-transferase N-terminal domain-containing protein, encoding MIELYTSATPNGQKIHIMLEETGLDYRLHWVDLRKGEQFDPEFLRISPNNKIPVILDRDGPGGEPISVFESGAILIYLAEKAGMFLPAEPRARIQVLEWLMFQVGGVGPMLGQAHHFRAYAREKIPYAVERYTSEGARIYRVLDKRLAEHAYLAGDYSIADMAVFPWIRLHERQGQDMADHPHLSRWFDTVAARPAVAKDMEKTRDVVGTITNEMWDNLWGKNQFEKR